A single Denticeps clupeoides chromosome 7, fDenClu1.1, whole genome shotgun sequence DNA region contains:
- the nlk1 gene encoding nemo-like kinase, type 1, with protein MAFHGPGRQAVCGNLFPGSEIGQKYFCVNPSGAGSASAGLTATPAPGGPSAPAGTIGGGAAVPQPHSNPASEVPSPAEMEPDRPIGYGAFGVVWSVTDPRDGRKVALKKMPNVFQNLVSCKRVFRELRMLCFFKHDNVLSALDILQPPQIDCFEEIYVITELMQSDLHKVIVSPQPLTTDHIKVFLYQILRGLKYLHSAGILHRDIKPGNLLVNSNCLLKICDFGLARVEEPDPSRHMTQEVVTQYYRAPEVLMGSRHYGPAIDMWSVGCIFAELLGRRILFQAQSPIQQLDLITDLLGTPPLSAMASACEGARAHILRGPHKPPSLSVLYMLSEGATHEAVHLLCRMLVFDPAKRISGSDALSHPYLDEGRLRYHTCMCQCCYSVPSGRVYTRDFEPSAERPFSHSYEQSMLSVWQGKELIHRFITEHQQGKRVPLCINPQSAAFKTFIRSTAWHSSKVSRKEER; from the exons ATGGCGTTCCACGGACCCGGCCGCCAGGCGGTGTGCGGTAACCTGTTCCCCGGCTCGGAGATCGGCCAGAAGTACTTCTGTGTCAACCCCTCCGGCGCCGGGTCCGCGTCCGCAGGCCTGACCGCCACCCCGGCCCCCGGTGGGCCCAGCGCCCCGGCCGGGACCATCGGAGGGGGAGCCGCCGTCCCGCAGCCCCACAGCAATCCGGCCAGCGAGGTGCCCAGCCCGGCCGAGATGGAGCCGGATCGGCCGATCGGATACGGGGCGTTCGGGGTGGTTTG GTCTGTAACCGATCCTCGCGACGGGCGGAAGGTTGCCCTCAAAAAGATGCCCAACGTCTTCCAGAACCTGGTCTCCTGCAAACGGGTCTTCAGGGAGCTGAGAATGCTGTGCTTCTTCAAACACGACAAC GTGTTGTCCGCGCTGGACATCCTCCAGCCGCCGCAGATCGACTGCTTCGAGGAAAT ATATGTGATTACGGAGCTGATGCAGAGCGACCTCCACAAAGTCATCGTCTCGCCTCAGCCTCTCACCACCGACCACATCAAGGTGTTCCTGTACCAGATACTCAGAG GGCTCAAATACCTGCATTCTGCAGGCATCCTGCACAGAGACATCAAACCTGGCAACCTGCTGGTCAACAGTAACTGTCTGCTAAAG ATCTGTGACTTTGGACTGGCCAGAGTAGAGGAGCCAGACCCCTCACGTCACATGACCCAGGAGGTGGTGACCCAGTACTACCGCGCCCCAGAGGTGCTGATGGGCAGCCGCCACTACGGTCCGGCCATCGACATGTGGTCAGTGGGCTGCATCTTCGCCGAGCTGCTGGGGCGCCGCATCCTGTTCCAGGCGCAGAGTCCCATACAGCAG CTCGACCTGATAACCGACCTCCTGGGCACACCGCCGCTGTCGGCCATGGCGTCCGCATGCGAGGGGGCCCGAGCCCACATCCTGCGAGGACCCCACAAACCG CCCTCGCTGTCCGTGCTGTACATGCTGTCTGAAGGAGCTACCCATGAGGCCGTTCACCTGCTCTGCCGGATGCTGGTTTTCGACCCT GCCAAGCGGATCTCGGGCAGCGACGCCCTGTCCCACCCGTACCTGGACGAGGGCCGCCTGCGCTACCACACCTGCATGTGCCAGTGCTGCTACTCCGTGCCGAGCGGGCGCGTCTACACCCGGGACTTCGAGCCCTCGGCCGAGCGGCCGTTCAGCCACAGCTACGAGCAGAGCATGCTGTCTGTGTGGCAGGGCAAGG AGCTCATCCATCGCTTCATTACTGAACACCAGCAGGGCAAACGAGTGCCGCTGTGCATCAACCCACAGAGCGCCGCCTTCAAGACGTTCATCAG GTCCACTGCCTGGCATTCCTCAAAAGTCTCCAGGAAGGAGGAGAGATGA
- the LOC114794455 gene encoding myc-associated zinc finger protein-like, whose protein sequence is MDTVWTNFLFQTTPTQTSTETTLQSDLLPDLAGASEAPPAEHIATPPSTVDTAALSEEPGPAFTVPTEKSVPRPARPAHICSICNKTFKNSYNLRRHQSVHTGIRMKPREKDDGGKAPGRVERQTIPLSLLQLSVPSSLAAGPGDAPQQPPLGTQQVETVAVSITTATVTMATPQALNATVVVAGSLVQHLTGSNAVLAQAAQNASLNLNLNSNPAPTANPNPVRKNHACEACGKAFRDVYHLNRHRLSHSDEKPYCCPICQQRFKRKDRMSYHVRSHQGGIEKPYVCPHCAKGFSRCPHRHAHARCQRWPVIRRSPVRIPTRRGATEQKHRPRTLLPGRLSWPPTAH, encoded by the exons ATGGATACAGTTTGGACCAACTTCCTGTTTCAG ACCACGCCCACCCAGACGTCAACTGAGACCACCCTCCAATCGGATCTACTTCCGGATCTTGCCGGAGCCTCCGAAGCCCCGCCCGCTGAGCACATAGCCACGCCCCCGTCCACAGTAGACACAGCCGCTCTGAGCGAAGAACCAGGACCTG CCTTCACTGTCCCAACAGAGAAGTCTGTTCCTCGTCCTGCCCGCCCAGCCCATATCTGCTCGATATGTAATAAGACGTTTAAGAACAGCTACAATCTCCGACGCCACCAGTCAGTCCACACGGGAATCCGGATGAAGCCGCGGGAGAAGGACGACGGGGGGAAAGCCCCCGGACGAGTGGAGAGGCAGACCATCCCCCTGTCCCTCCTTCAGCTCTCCGTCCCTTCGTCGCTCGCCGCCGGCCCAGGCGACGCGCCGCAGCAGCCCCCCCTCGGCACCCAGCAGGTGGAAACGGTCGCTGTGTCCATCACCACAGCAACGGTCACCATGGCCACCCCGCAGGCCCTGAATGCCACGGTTGTGGTTGCCGGGTCACTGGTGCAG CACCTAACCGGCTCCAACGCGGTTCTCGCTCAGGCCGCACAGAACGCCTCcctgaacctgaacctgaactCCAACCCAGCGCCGACGGCCAACCCCAACCCGGTGCGCAAGAACCACGCCTGCGAGGCGTGCGGGAAAGCCTTCCGCGACGTCTACCACCTGAACCGGCACCGGCTGTCGCACTCGGACGAGAAGCCGTACTGCTGCCCCATCTGCCAGCAGCGCTTCAAGCGGAAGGACCGCATGAGCTACCACGTCCGCTCGCACCAGGGCGGCATCGAGAAGCCATACGTGTGCCCGCACTGCGCCAAGGGCTTTTCCAGGTGTCCGCACAGACACGCACATGCTAGGTGCCAGCggtggcccgtaatcagaaggtcgccggttcgaatcccgacccgccgaggtgccactgagcaaaagcaccgtccccgcacactgctccccgggcgcctgtcatggccgcccactgctcactaa
- the cdipt gene encoding CDP-diacylglycerol--inositol 3-phosphatidyltransferase yields the protein MAEENIFLFVPNLIGYARIVLALASFLLMPCCPASAMFCYLLSALLDAFDGHAARALNQGTKFGAMLDMLTDRCATMCLLVNLALLYPSYAFLFQLSMCLDVASHWLHLHSSIMKGATSHKTIDLSGNPILRLYYTSRPVLFFMCMGNELFFSLLYILHFIDEPQAWLQWLLGLCGVVCLLKSGISLLHLITASRNMAALDVAERQRGRSKAE from the exons ATGGCGGAGGAAAACATTTTTCTCTTCGTGCCCAACCTGATCG GGTATGCTCGGATCGTGTTAGCCCTGGCCTCCTTCCTCCTGATGCCCTGCTGCCCGGCCTCTGCCATGTTCTGCTACCTCCTCAGTGCCCTGCTGGACGCCTTTGATGGCCACGCCGCCCGCGCCCTGAACCAAG GGACCAAGTTCGGCGCCATGCTGGACATGCTGACCGACCGCTGCGCCACCATGTGTCTCCTGGTCAACCTGGCGCTGCTGTACCCGTCCTACGCCTTCCTGTTCCAGCTCAGCATGTGCCTGGACGTGGCCAGTCACTGGCTCCACCTGCACAG CTCCATAATGAAAGGAGCAACCAGCCACAAGACCATCGACCTGTCTGGCAACCCCATCCTCAGGCTTTATTACACGTCCAGg CCGGTGCTGTTTTTCATGTGCATGGGCAACGAGTTGTTCTTCTCGCTCCTCTACATCCTGCACTTCATCGATGAGCCGCAAG CGTGGCTGCAGTGGCTGCTGGGACTCTGCGGCGTGGTGTGCCTGTTGAAATCCGGCATCAGCCTTCTGCACCTGATCACCGCCTCCAGGAACATGGCAGCGCTGGACGTCGCCGAGCGCCAGCGGGGGAGGAGTAAAGCGGAGTGA